In Clupea harengus chromosome 13, Ch_v2.0.2, whole genome shotgun sequence, one DNA window encodes the following:
- the LOC105904996 gene encoding F-box only protein 11, whose translation MNSVRATNRRPRRVSRPRPVQPERNNQERDEEVPADMVAEESGNPGAQNSPYQLRRKSLLPKRTACPTSKTSMEGASTSTTENFGHRAKRARVSGKSQDLPAAPAEQYLQVRLPDEVVLKIFSYLLEQDLCRAACVCKRFTELANDPILWKRLYMDVFEYTRPMMHPESGKFYQINPDEYEQPNPWKESFQQLYKGAHVKPGFAEHFYSNPARYKGRENMLYYDTIEDALGGVQEAHFDGLIFVHSGIYTDEWIYIESPITMIGAAPGKVADKVIIENTRDSTFVFMEGSEDAYVGYMTIKFNPDDKSAQHHNAHHCLEITVNCSPIIDHCIIRSTCTVGSAVCVSGQGACPTIKHCNISDCENVGLYITDHAQGIYEDNEISNNALAGIWVKNHGNPIIRRNHIHHGRDVGVFTFDHGMGYFESCNIHRNRIAGFEVKAYANPTVVRCEIHHGQTGGIYVHEKGRGQFIENKIYANNFAGVWITSNSDPTIRGNAIFNGNQGGVYIFGDGRGLIESNDIYGNALAGIQIRTNSCPIVRHNKIHDGQHGGIYVHEKGQGVIEENEVYSNTLAGVWVTTGSTPVLRRNRIHSGKQVGVYFYDNGHGVLEDNDIYNHMYSGVQIRTGSNPKIRRNKIWGGQNGGILVYNSGLGFIEDNEIFDNAMAGVWIKTDSNPTLRRNKIHDGRDGGICIFNGGRGLLEENDIFRNAQAGVLISTNSHPVLRKNRIFDGFAAGIEITNHATATLEGNQIFNNRFGGLFLASGVNVTMKDNKIMNNQDAIEKAVSRGQCLYKISSYTSYPMHDFYRCHTCNTTDRNAICVNCIKKCHQGHDVEFIRHDRFFCDCGAGTLSNPCTLAGEPTHDTDTLYDSAPPIESNTLQHN comes from the exons ATGAAGAGGTTCCTGCAGACATGGTGGCAGAAGAATCTGGGAATCCCGGAGCTCAAAATAGTCCGTACCAGCTACGAAGGAAGTCCCTGCTACCGAAGAGAACAGCCTGTCCCACGAGCAAGACGAGCATGGAG GGGGCCTCGACTTCAACTACAGAGAACTTTGGCCACAGAGCCAAGCGTGCGAGAGTGTCTGGGAAATCACAAGACCTTCCAG CTGCACCAGCAGAGCAGTACCTCCAGGTGAGACTACCTGACGAGGTGGTCCTGAAGATCTTCTCGTACCTGCTGGAGCAGGACCTGTGTCGGGCGGCCTGCGTCTGCAAGCGCTTCACTGAGCTGGCCAACGACCCCATCCTATG gAAGAGGCTTTACATGGACGTGTTCGAGTACACACGCCCCATGATGCACCCAGAGTCCGGAAAATTCTACCAGATCAACCCTGACGAGTACGAGCAGCCCAACCCCTGGAAGGAGAGCTTTCAGCAGCTG tACAAAGGCGCTCACGTCAAGCCAGGCTTCGCTGAACACTTCTACAGCAACCCAGCACGATACAAAGGCAGAGAGAACATGCTG TATTACGACACCATCGAGGATGCCCTGGGAGGGGTGCAGGAGGCCCACTTTGATGGCCTGATATTCGTCCACTCGGGGATCTACACGGACGAGTGGATTTATATCGAGTCACCGATCACGATGATCGGAGCCG CTCCTGGCAAAGTAGCTGATAAAGTCATCATTGAAAACACGAGAGACTCCACATTTGTGTTCATGGAAGGATCTGAGGACGCGTACGTGGGCTATATGACCATAAAG tTTAACCCCGATGACAAGTCAGCCCAGCACCACAACGCCCACCACTGCCTGGAGATCACCGTCAACTGCAGCCCCATCATCGACCACTGTATCATCCGCAGCACCTGCACCG TGGGCTCAGCCGTCTGCGTAAGCGGACAGGGCGCCTGTCCAACCATCAAACACTGCAACATCAGCGACTGTGAGAACGTGGGACTGTACATCACAGACCACGCACAG GGTATATATGAAGACAATGAGATTTCCAACAATGCTTTAGCTGGGATCTGGGTGAAAAACCACGGCAACCCCATCATTAGACGGAACCACATCCACCACGGCAGAGATGTGGGCGTGTTCACCTTTGACCACGGCATG GGCTACTTTGAGAGCTGCAACATCCACCGGAACCGGATCGCGGGCTTCGAGGTGAAGGCCTACGCCAACCCCACAGTGGTGCGCTGCGAGATCCACCACGGGCAGACGGGCGGCATCTACGTGCACGAGAAGGGCCGAGGCCAGTTCATCGAGAACAAGATCTATGCAAACAACTTTGCTGGGGTCTGGATCACCTCCAACAGCGACCCAACCATCAG GGGCAACGCCATCTTCAACGGGAACCAAGGCGGTGTTTACATATTTGGCGATGGACGGGGTCTTATAGAAAGCAACGACATCTATGGCAATGCCTTGGCTGGCATTCAGATCCGGACAAACAGCTGCCCCATCGTTCGGCACAACAAGATCCACGATGGACAGCACGGAGGCATCTACGTG CATGAGAAGGGCCAGGGCGTGATCGAGGAGAACGAGGTGTACAGTAACACGCTAGCCGGCGTGTGGGTGACCACGGGGAGCACCCCAGTCCTGAGGAGGAACCGCATCCACAGCgggaaacag gtcgGTGTGTACTTCTATGACAATGGCCATGGTGTCTTGGAGGACAATGACATCTACAATCACATGTATTCTGGTGTCCAGATCAG AACCGGCAGTAACCCCAAGATCAGACGGAACAAGATCTGGGGAGGGCAGAACGGCGGCATTCTTGTTTACAACTCTG GTCTGGGCTTCATTGAAGACAATGAGATCTTTGACAATGCCATGGCCGGCGTGTGGATCAAAACGGACAGCAACCCAACGCTACGTAGGAATAAGATCCACGACGGGAGGGACGGTGGCATCTGCATATTCAACGGAGGAAGAG gtttGCTCGAGGAGAACGATATCTTCAGAAACGCTCAGGCCGGAGTCCTCATTAGTACCAACAGTCATCCCGTATTACGGAAAAATCGGATATTTGACGGCTTCGCCGCAG GCATCGAGATCACAAACCATGCCACGGCGACATTAGAGGGCAATCAGATTTTCAATAACCGCTTCGGAGGATTGTTTCTAGCATCTGGTGTCAACGTTACTATGAAAG ATAATAAAATCATGAACAATCAAGATGCTATCGAGAAGGCTGTCAGCAGAGGTCAGTGCCTGTACAAGATTTCCAGTTACACCAGCTATCCAATGCACGATTTTTACAG GTGTCACACCTGTAACACAACAGACCGCAACGCCATCTGCGTGAACTGCATCAAGAAGTGCCATCAAGGACACGATGTGGAGTTTATTAGGCATGATAG gtTTTTCTGTGACTGTGGCGCGGGGACGTTGTCAAACCCGTGCACGCTGGCCGGAGAGCCCACACACGACACGGACACACTCTATGACTCGGCGCCCCCTATAGAGTCCAACACCCTGCAGCACAactga
- the LOC105892851 gene encoding DNA mismatch repair protein Msh6 — protein MAKQSSLFNFFTKSPPAVGKSKPNPSPVEADLPSSVQNTSPKEEAKQAAKSHKKTAAKPKTKSTKTGINKLFGNKTPSNVVKESQPSPFSAGALVWTKLEGHPWWPCMVVPQPSSGQQMRGKGRHQRLHVHFFDEPPTRGWVSTKFVREYQGSNSTDAKSGGLFFSGKPVIRRAMEMADDAMPKSTEERLKMPLCTDLSDEEDDDEMEVDKSTLSDESEEEEESEEEEEEVNPGRRSSRVAAEKGQKSKRRRIVVASDSGDSDEEFKPNKANASSDEDEDEEGVGSGVDEAEEEEEEEESEPETDPESPVKPVKRKRPAEKPAKAKPMTPAPSEPPKRNLSAASSVSANTKSRLSAFSAPDAFDSQTGSAGGVDGSVTVWDHEKLDWLQEGRRKDRRRRRQSEEEYDPTTLHVPDDFLNRCTPGMRRWWELKSGMFDAVIFYKVGKFYELYHMDAVIGVNEMGLTFMKGVWAHSGFPEIGFGRFSDVLVQKGYKVARVEQTETPDMMEVRCKSMARPTKFDRVVRREVCRVITRGTQTYSVLDGDPSESHSKYLLSVKERAGEGEGGAAGLSHTYGVCFVDTSMGRFHVGQFRDDRHCSRLRTLVAHYAPAQVLFEKGNPSAETRKVLKASLSSAIQEGLSAGSQFWDAQKTLKTLAEEDYFKESAEKSDDGSGGATLPLTLKSMTSESDSLCLTPKEGYELALSALGGCISYLKKCLVDQELLSMANFEEYVPVDVEMEKSEGPGSSFFAKTRQKMVLDGVTLANLEILQNGSTGGLEGSLLERLDTCRTPFGKRLLKQWLCAPLCNPSSILDRQDAVEDLMAIPAQVSEVTELFKKLPDLERLLSKIHSMGTPLKAQDHPDSRAVMYEEVVYSKRKIADFLAALEGFRAMQEIVSVLSAVTEGFRSKLLRQVVVLKTTEDGGEGLFPDLSPELKRWDTAFDHQKARNTGVITPKAGFDPEFDQALAEIKDCERHLQEYLDRQKKRLGCRTLSYWGTGKNRFQMEVPDSVSERNVPEEYEVRSTKKGWKRYATREIERWFSEMQGWEEKRDAALRDCMRRLFYNFDKNYRDWQTAVECMSVLDVLLSLSRYSQAGDGPMVRPEVLLPGGHQDSPPFLDLRGSRHPCVTKTFFGDDFIPNDISIGCPGEEDEDEGRGGGKETATCVLVTGPNMGGKSTLMRQCGLIVILAQLGCHVPAESLRFTPVDRVFTRLGASDRIMSGESTFFVELSETASILLHGTRHSLVLLDELGRGTATYDGTAIASAVVKELAERICCRTLFSTHYHSLVEEHAKDPSVRLGHMACMVENECEDPSQETITFLYKFIGGACPKSYGFNAARLASLPEAVIQSGHRKAKEFEKSTVTLRLFRKLCAFAEDPSAGLEQFAPLVEMMASL, from the exons ATGGCGAAACAGAGCTCACTTTTCAACTTTTTTACGAAGTCACCGCCTGCCGTTGGTAAAAGTAAGCCAAATCCATCACCTGTCGAGGCTGACCTGCCGTCCTCGGTGCAGAACACGTCTCCCAAAGAAGAGGCCAAACAAGCCGCTAAATCCCATAAAAAGACGGCGGCAAAGCCCAAGACAAAATCCACTAAAACAGGCATAAATAAGTTGTTCGGGAACAAAACCCCTTCAAATGTTGTTAAAGAAAG TCAGCCGTCCCCGTTCAGTGCGGGTGCTCTGGTGTGGACGAAGCTGGAAGGGCACCCCTGGTGGCCATGCATGGTGGTGCCCCAGCCTTCGAGCGGCCAACAGATGCGAGGCAAAGGGCGACACCAGCGCCTCCATGTCCACTTCTTTGACGAGCCCCCGACTCGAGGCTGGGTCAGCACCAAGTTTGTAAGAGAATATCAAG GTTCAAACAGCACCGATGCCAAATCGGGAGGCCTGTTCTTCAGTGGGAAGCCTGTGATTCGCCGGGCTATGGAGATGGCAGACGACGCCATGCCCAAAAGTACAGAGGAGAGACTGAAGATGCCACTGTGTACCGATCTGTCTGATGAGGAAGACGACGATGAGATGGAG GTGGACAAGTCCACTCTGAGTGACGagtctgaggaagaggaagagtctgaggaagaggaagaggaggtgaacCCTGGCCGCCGCTCGTCCCGGGTGGCCGCTGAGAAGGGTCAGAAGTCCAAACGGCGGCGCATCGTGGTGGCCTCAGACAGCGGCGACTCCGACGAGGAGTTCAAGCCCAATAAGGCCAACGCCAGCAGCGACGAAGACGAGGACGAGGAAGGCGTAGGCAGCGGGGTGgacgaggcagaggaggaggaagaggaggaggagagcgaacCCGAGACGGACCCCGAGAGCCCCGTCAAACCCGTGAAGCGCAAGCGTCCCGCCGAGAAGCCCGCCAAGGCCAAGCCCATGACTCCGGCCCCCTCAGAACCACCCAAGAGAAACCTCTCCGCTGCGTCTTCTGTGTCGGCGAACACCAAGTCCAGACTCTCTGCCTTCTCGGCACCGGACGCCTTCGACAGCCAGACCGGCAGCGCCGGGGGAGTGGACGGCAGCGTGACCGTGTGGGACCACGAGAAACTGGACTGGCTGCAGGAAGGCAGGAGGAAGGACCGCCGGCGGAGACGCCAGTCCGAGGAGGAGTACGACCCCACCACGCTGCACGTGCCCGACGACTTCCTGAACCGCTGCACGCCGGGCATGCGCCGCTGGTGGGAGCTCAAGTCGGGGATGTTCGACGCCGTGATCTTCTACAAGGTGGGCAAGTTCTACGAGCTCTACCACATGGACGCGGTGATCGGCGTCAACGAGATGGGCCTCACCTTCATGAAGGGCGTCTGGGCGCACTCGGGCTTCCCCGAGATCGGCTTCGGGCGCTTCTCGGACGTGCTGGTGCAGAAGGGCTACAAGGTGGCGCGCGTGGAGCAGACGGAGACGCCCGACATGATGGAGGTGCGCTGCAAGAGCATGGCGCGGCCCACCAAGTTCGACCGCGTGGTCCGGCGCGAGGTGTGCCGCGTGATCACGCGCGGCACGCAGACCTACAGCGTGCTGGACGGAGACCCGTCGGAGAGCCACAGCAAGTACCTGCTGAGCGTGAAGGAGCGGGCGGGCGAGGGGGAGGGCGGGGCCGCGGGCCTCTCTCACACCTACGGTGTGTGCTTCGTGGACACCTCCATGGGGCGCTTCCACGTGGGACAGTTCCGGGACGACCGGCACTGCTCGCGCCTGCGCACGCTGGTGGCCCACTACGCCCCGGCGCAGGTGCTCTTCGAGAAGGGGAACCCGTCGGCCGAGACGCGCAAGGTCCTCAAGGCCTCGCTCTCGTCGGCCATCCAGGAGGGGCTCAGCGCCGGCTCGCAGTTCTGGGACGCCCAGAAGACGCTTAAAACCCTGGCGGAGGAGGACTACTTCAAGGAGAGCGCAGAGAAGAGCGACGACGGCTCGGGAGGTGCGACGCTCCCTCTTACACTGAAAAGCATGACCTCTGAGAGCGATTCGTTGTGCCTTACGCCTAAAGAGGGGTACGAGCTCGCCCTCTCGGCCCTCGGAGGGTGCATCTCTTATCTGAAGAAGTGTCTGGTGGACCAAGAGCTGCTCTCCATGGCCAACTTTGAGGAGTACGTTCCAGTGGACGTGGAGATGGAGAAGTCGGAGGGACCAGGGTCCAGCTTTTTTGCCAAGACCCGCCAGAAGATGGTCCTGGACGGGGTGACCTTGGCCAACCTGGAGATTCTCCAGAACGGCTCCACAGGCGGTCTGGAAGGAAGTCTGCTGGAGCGCCTGGATACGTGTCGCACGCCTTTCGGCAAGAGACTCCTGAAACAGTGGCTCTGCGCTCCCCTGTGCAACCCCTCCTCCATCCTGGACCGCCAGGACGCCGTGGAAGATCTCATGGCCATTCCAGCCCAGGTGTCGGAGGTGACGGAGCTCTTCAAGAAGCTTCCCGACCTGGAAAGACTCCTGAGCAAGATCCACAGCATGGGCACTCCTCTGAAGGCACAAGACCACCCAGACAGCCGCGCCGTCATGTACGAGGAGGTTGTCTACAGCAAGCGCAAGATCGCCGACTTCCTGGCCGCGCTGGAAGGGTTCAGGGCCATGCAGGAGATCGTGTCCGTCCTGTCGGCCGTGACCGAGGGATTCCGCTCCAAGCTTCTCCGGCAGGTGGTGGTTCTGAAGACGACGGAGGACGGCGGCGAGGGACTCTTCCCAGACCTCTCCCCGGAGCTCAAGCGCTGGGACACGGCCTTCGATCACCAGAAGGCTCGCAACACCGGGGTCATAACCCCCAAGGCCGGCTTCGACCCGGAGTTCGACCAGGCCCTGGCGGAGATCAAAGACTGCGAGAGGCACCTGCAGGAGTACCTGGACCGCCAGAAGAAGAGGCTCGGCTGCAGGACCCTGTCCTACTGGGGGACCGGCAAGAACCGCTTCCAGATGGAGGTCCCAGACAGCGTGTCTGAGCGGAACGTTCCGGAGGAGTACGAGGTGAGGTCCACCAAGAAGGGCTGGAAGCGCTACGCCACCAGGGAGATCGAGCGCTGGTTCTCGGAGATGCAGGGCTGGGAGGAGAAGCGGGACGCGGCCCTCAGGGACTGCATGAGGAGGCTCTTCTACAACTTCGACAAGAACTACAGAGACTGGCAGACAGCAGTggagtgcatgtctgtgcttg ATGTGCTGCTGAGCTTGTCGCGGTACAGCCAGGCAGGAGATGGACCCATGGTCCGTCCGGAGGTGCTGCTCCCGGGGGGCCACCAGGACTCGCCCCCTTTCCTGGACCTGCGGGGGTCCCGGCACCCCTGCGTCACCAAGACCTTCTTCGGGGACGACTTCATCCCCAACGACATCTCCATCGGCTGCCCgggggaggaggacgaggacgagggcCGGGGCGGGGGGAAGGAGACGGCCACCTGTGTGCTGGTCACGGGGCCCAACATGGGGGGGAAGTCCACCCTCATGAGACAG tgtGGGCTGATCGTGATCCTGGCTCAGCTAGGCTGCCACGTCCCAGCGGAGTCCCTGCGCTTCACCCCCGTGGACCGAGTCTTCACCCGCCTGGGCGCCTCCGACCGCATCATGTCCG gggaGAGCACCTTCTTCGTGGAGCTGAGTGAGACGGCCAGCATCCTCCTGCACGGCACCAGACACTCTCTCGTGCTCCTCGATGAgctgg gcagagGCACAGCTACATATGATGGCACAGCGATCGCCAGTGCTGTGGTGAAAGAGCTGGCCGAGCGAATCTGCTGCCGTACCCTCTTCTCCACTCACTACCACTCCCTGGTGGAGGAGCACGCCAAGGACCCCTCCGTCAGACTCGGACACATG gcGTGCATGGTGGAGAACGAGTGTGAGGACCCCAGTCAGGAGACCATCACCTTCCTCTACAAGTTCATCGGCGGTGCCTGCCCCAAGAGCTACGGCTTCAACGCCGCCCGGCTGGCCAGCCTCCCCGAGGCGGTCATCCAGTCCGGCCACAGGAAGGCCAAGGAGTTCGAGAAGAGCACCGTCACCCTCCGGCTCTTCAG GAAGCTGTGTGCATTCGCTGAGGATCCCTCTGCTGGTCTGGAGCAGTTCGCCCCCCTTGTTGAGATGATGGCCAGTCTGTGA